A genomic window from Plasmodium chabaudi chabaudi strain AS genome assembly, chromosome: 8 includes:
- a CDS encoding alkaline phosphatase, putative, with amino-acid sequence MNRYMNIILFFCVCAQYVICQADQIINERLDRLVFLSCNNHRKKPNTNLIKSIEKKKPQLMLWIGDYFYSGCRELTCLKEAYEYIKKDEYYINIKKKFTIDGIYDDHDYSCNNGDRLFKYKKESKKMYLDYLGIDKNDIRYKRSGAYFSKLYIDPNDENNQVKIIVLDTRYNKDPYPYYSFESRTDQFIYKIFSLASRIHASLFGLYCNSPNDILGEEQWKWFENELTNSKARAHIVISSIQVFANYIMNETWGLMPAALKRLKALVKKTKPKGLVFLSGDVHYSCILGNEEDIVEVTSSNVNQENDYSPIIQYFVYYISYILNKATPFKFDKIYGFSNYGEINISYPNKNKINLKISINNSNGEEVMSANQTFDNKKDIYVKTKDIHLIHDDFACLSCKSKIKVFMILIAYILCILWIVQIFIIIFKKIFNKKGTKDIYDIKED; translated from the exons atgaataggtatatgaatataattttatttttttgtgtgtgtGCACAATATGTGATCTGTCAGGCAGATCAGATAATTAACGAAAGGCTGGACAGGCtagtttttttaagttGTAATAATCATAGGAAAAAACCCAACAccaatttaataaaatcaattgaaaagaaaaagccGCAGTTAATGTTATGGATAGGAGATTACTTTTATTCGGGATGCAGAGAATTGACATGCCTAAAAGAAgcatatgaatatattaaaaaagatgaatattatataaatataaaaaagaaatttacAATTGATGGAATTTATGATGATCATGATTATAGTTGTAACAATGGAGATcgtttatttaaatataaaaaagaaagtaaaaaaatgtatttagaTTATTTAGgtattgataaaaatgatataagatataaaagaagtggagcatatttttctaaattatatatagatccaaatgatgaaaataatcaagttaaaattattgttttaGATACAcgatataataaagatcCTTATCCATATTATTCGTTCGAATCACGTACCGatcaatttatttataagatATTTTCTTTAGCATCTCGTATACATGCATCCTTATTTGGATTATATTGCAATAGTCCCAATGATATATTAGGAGAAGAACAATGGAAATGGTTTGAAAATGAATTGACTAATTCCAAAGCTCGTGCTCACATTGTTATATCATCTATACAG GTGTTCGccaattatataatgaacGAAACTTGGGGTTTGATGCCTGCGGCTTTAAAGAGATTAAAAGCgttagtaaaaaaaacaaaaccCAAGGGATTAGTATTTTTAAGTGGTGATGTACACTATAGTTGTATACTTGGAAATGAGGAAGATATCGTTGAAGTAACAAGCAGTAATGTAAATCaagaaaatgattataGTCCTATTAttcaatattttgtttattatatttcatatattttaaataaagccACACCTTTTAAATtcgataaaatatatggattTAGTAATTATGGtgaaattaatatttcttacccaaataaaaataaaataaatcttaaaatttctataaataattcaaatggCGAAGAAGTTATGTCAGCTAATCAAACctttgataataaaaaagatatatatgtcaaaacaaaagatattcatttaatacATGATGATTTTGCATGTTTATCAtgtaaaagtaaaataaaagtatttaTGATTTTGATtgcttatatattatgtatattatggatcgttcaaatttttatcat
- a CDS encoding SAP domain-containing protein, putative, with product MSNYQNLKCSELKDLLAKKGLPSHGKKNELLERLLKHEQETGTGSNSQGIGDNADSKDGGKNKKKISVNTKEEYSKGGLSKMTSYFKNILGSNNTSTDNSKYYENNNSKNNANENKSSTDDEQKKVVITQITFSESNLSPQNTLQKNIISRTEDNLYLTEEKKREMRRKRFGTDCVSTPAALESRAKRFCIVTKQMEEENKKRRAERFGLNLGNLNNIEMKKKRAERFGSINDHEKLKARALRFGITQ from the exons aTGAGCAACTATCAAAATTTGAAATGCTCAGAACTAAAGGACTTGTTAGCTAAAAAAGGGCTACCGTCTCATGGAAAAAAA aaTGAATTGTTAGAGAGACTATTAAAACATGAACAAGAGACTGGAACTGGATCTAATTCGCAAGGGATAGGTGATAATGCCGATTCGAAGGACG gtggaaaaaataaaaaaaaaatttcagTGAATACAAAAGAAGAGTATAGCAAAGGTGGATTAAGTAAAATGACAagctattttaaaaatatattaggtTCTAATAATACATCTACTGATAActcaaaatattatgaaaataacaattcaaaaaataatgcaaatgaaaataaaagtagTACTGATGacgaacaaaaaaaagttgtaATAACCCAAATAACTTTTTCAGAATCAAATTTATCACCTCAAAATacattacaaaaaaatataatttctcGAACAG aGGACAATCTTTATTTGACTgaggaaaaaaaacgagAGATGAGAAGAAAGCGATTTG gAACTGACTGTGTTTCCACACCAGCAGCTCTTGAGTCCAGAGCGAAAAG ATTTTGCATTGTTACCAAGCAAAtggaagaagaaaataagaAAAGAAGAGCAGAAAGATTTGGATTGAATCTG GGCAATTTGAACAATattgaaatgaaaaaaaaacgagcCGAGAGATTTGGTTCCATAAATGat catgaaaaattaaaagccCGAGCCCTTAGATTTGGCATAACACAATAA
- a CDS encoding tRNA (adenine(58)-N(1))-methyltransferase non-catalytic subunit TRM6, putative, which yields MKIKKHDFVLIDDDLKCRLHKVADMKIKIKKNYINLMFLVNKKYGSTFSYINNKWVRIKKQKHKLDIDYDEDITGTNKDIYHNNNSQKLTEENIAEIKEMNYENPYEIVQKLVDNSATYNEKTVISQFKYIQKKLKRHLCQFTVYECNIFNLANFYYKYFPEKISYIRVDYLANLLFHLNRSVLVKSGNNQMLLHNENSKNCGNDTNPALCNNAGETSIETKTEGGTEKVVDNISFDKHNIIIYDDSHGLLTSVINIVYDYNVNIVSLVHKNTCGSIIPSFGIRKNTSIAKVKILDPPNDTRTSKHIYLDENLNIVFPNVVENNEFINQSDKNGAINTFDNVETNFDESKRKEQELITALGSELKKEETADEVKSNVTENSQKRKVEQIYNNDININETVKKAHYTNDHIKKKINEDEMKEKNNLFIEINKMKKNIINDINMRKAESFVIIISSEFIYNTNTDINLLAKTLISISLKYLNNDNKIIIHTDDFNISNIFMQLLINSKSYINIKLNEFILREHQVIKRRTHPAIKNAKLGDGFLLTALKVESW from the coding sequence atgaagataaaaaaacatgacTTTGTTTTGATCGATGATGACTTAAAATGCAGGTTGCATAAAGTTGCggatatgaaaataaaaataaaaaaaaattatataaatttaatgtttttagtaaataaaaagtatggATCAACATTttcttatataaataataaatgggtaagaataaaaaaacaaaaacacAAACTTGATATAGATTATGATGAAGATATTACAGGAacaaataaagatatatatcataataataattcacaaaaattaacagaagaaaatattgcagaaataaaagaaatgaacTATGAAAATCCATATGAAATTGTCCAAAAGCTTGTAGATAATTCAGCtacatataatgaaaaaactGTAATAtcacaatttaaatatatccaaaaaaaattaaaaagacaTTTATGTCAATTTACAGTATATgaatgtaatatatttaatctagccaatttttattataaatattttcctgaaaaaatttcatatattcgTGTCGATTATTTAGCAAATCTTCTTTTTCACCTAAATCGAAGCGTGCTCGTAAAGAGTGGGAACAACCAGATGCTCCttcataatgaaaatagcAAAAATTGTGGTAACGACACAAACCCAGCTTTATGTAACAACGCTGGAGAAACTAGCATAGAAACAAAAACAGAAGGCGGAACGGAAAAAGTTGTTGATAATATCTCATTTgataaacataatataataatttatgatGATTCCCATGGTTTGTTAACTAgtgttataaatattgtgTATGAttataatgtaaatatagTGTCATTAGtgcataaaaatacatgtGGATCTATTATACCCAGTTTTggaataagaaaaaatacaagTATTGCAAAAGTGAAAATATTAGATCCCCCAAATGACACAAGGACAagtaaacatatttatttagatgaaaatttaaatattgtttttccAAATGTGGTAGAGAATAATGAGTTCATAAATCAGTCAGACAAAAATGGTGCAATAAACACATTTGATAATGTAGAAACAAATTTTGATGAATCTAAAAGAAAGGAACAGGAACTTATAACAGCATTAGGGAGCGAACTGAAGAAGGAAGAAACAGCTGATGAAGTGAAAAGTAATGTAACAGAAAATTcacaaaaaagaaaagtagaacaaatatataacaatgatattaatataaatgaaactGTGAAAAAAGCACATTATACTAAtgatcatataaaaaaaaaaatcaatgaAGATGAAAtgaaggaaaaaaataatttatttatagaaataaataaaatgaaaaaaaatataataaacgatataaatatgagaAAAGCTGAATCTtttgttataattatatcaagtgaatttatttataatacaaatacaGATATAAACTTGTTAGCAAAAACATTAATATCCatttctttaaaatatttaaataatgataataaaataattatacatacagacgattttaatatatcaaacatatttatgcaaTTATTAATCAATTCtaaatcatatataaatatcaaattaaatgaatttattttaagaGAACATCAAGTTATTAAAAGACGAACTCACCCAGCTATCAAAAATGCGAAGTTGGGTGATGGCTTTTTACTAACTGCTTTGAAGGTGGAAAGTTggtaa
- a CDS encoding 26S proteasome regulatory subunit RPN8, putative, with the protein MENDIFEKNINVLERIYLSKHVVVHPIVLLSVVDHYNRIASNTKKRVLGTILGEKIDGVVHITNSYALPFDEDIKDINIFFIDDNYNENLFNMIRKINTREKIVGWYTTGSNIKPNDIFINEIFYKYHHAPIFLLVNVHTNQSIFPVNAYVAIEKAISNNKFRKTFIHIPVRIGAFEAEDVGVEFLLKELKSVSTSTLATKVGDKLSSLKTLISKLHEISEYLNDILQGNIEMNIKILYNLQNVFSLLPDTENPELVEAFMVKNNDIMLNIFIGSITRSVIALHNLINNKIENKINTEKKQLLEDQSIKEKEKAKEK; encoded by the exons atggaaaatgaCATATttgagaaaaatataaatgttcttgaaagaatatatttaagcAAACATGTTGTAGTACATCCTATAGTATTACTATCAGTAGTAGACCATTATAATCGTATTGCAagtaatacaaaaaaaagagtTTTAGGAACAATTTTAGGAGAAAAGATTGATGGTGTTGTGCATATAACAAATAGCTATGCATTACCATTTGATGAAGAtattaaagatataaatatattttttatagatgataattataatgaaaatttgtttaatatgataagaaaaattaatacaCGTGAAAAAATTGTTGGATGGTATACTACTGGATCTAATATAAAACCCAacgatatatttattaatgaaatattttataaatatcatCATGCccctatatttttacttgtCAACGTACATACAAATCAAAGTATTTTCCCAGTAAATGCATATGTAGCTATAGAAAAGGCTATAtcgaataataaatttagaaaGACATTTATTCATATCCCAGTTAGAATAG GCGCATTTGAAGCAGAAGATGTTGGTGTTGAATTTTTGCTAAAGGAGTTAAAAAGTGTATCAACTTCAACACTAGCAACAAAAGTTGGTGATAAATTATCGTCACTAAAAACATTAATATCTAAGTTACACGAAATTtctgaatatttaaatgatatattacaaGGGAATAtagaaatgaatataaaaatattatacaatttacaaaatgttTTTAGCTTGCTACCTGACACTGAAAACCCAGAACTCGTTGAAGCCTTTAtggttaaaaataatgatattatgttaaacatatttataggTAGTATCACAAGATCGGTTATAGCTCTTCACAAtcttattaataataaaatagaaaataaaataaataccgaaaaaaaacaacttCTAGAGGATCAAAgtattaaagaaaaagaaaaagccaaggaaaaataa
- a CDS encoding heptatricopeptide repeat-containing protein, putative, with protein MFHIYLNESPKFWHTQINYIRNLARINEEIKKKYKHIFHYNKYRNITHSNYNKNEITDQEPNDKTKKQCPPCFIFRKFEYTCEGKHIKMAKKNNINISSRKHLHRLGSKSVKGTPTRSSNDLGLLANCDSPYVDHTKCEHNENTFQLFSTLRRKKNKTLNNIAKATLKDGESEETYYNHIGDIKNCRDSNKENEHSQEGVKFLNVLYRLIKISKKKKNFMNENIEDGLNRRMLYFIKNEKDMRITFLLLHTLNKLVCINNLIKNNLNDDIYKITDSELLSIVLRILVNSFYQDNQMLFHIMNKLKENIMLGTCTTLAISNAFYSYSMLYKRNMIEFENVPLQEITQIISNYYTCFSNIELCEILECYGIILASKRVKEINYEQTDNNTTTNKTKECVKDKSFHKNCSKLFFNVGNYFINNDIKKNFNFHNLIKLIYSYAKCKIYHEKLFLYLYPNLLKNIKHYNEDIMRKKVFESYKINSNTSLGGENMDKEQSNNFPSLDFLINNNEQREIIMNMTKSVTHILYSYSKFNMHIDELNNEILLFLQHMYSYMDYTDLAQCLISLTKINCNINILLSKVHYSHFNVNSNYIYLFKNCTSIDLMNYLLCFSRNLYMKKDVYNILAELFINNNKIYILEPTDLVNIIYAYSKIYYIHNKLFTIVDNILISRLDRNQNYLSPHLAIKYINSCAKISYKNDNIIYKIVEIAHKNNFQNIQIFDLFKLLSSSKKLNLNFKTLENHIQMISPNFTLDSATYKNFYYKAHKDIHVRKKKWIW; from the coding sequence ATGTTTCATATTTACCTTAACGAGTCACCAAAATTTTGGCACAcccaaataaattatatacgaAATTTGGCTCGaataaatgaagaaatcaaaaaaaaatataaacatatttttcattacaataaatatagaaacaTAACACAtagtaattataataaaaatgaaataactGATCAAGAACCaaatgataaaacaaaaaaacagTGTCCAccatgttttatttttcgaaAGTTTGAATATACCTGTGAAGgcaaacatataaaaatggcaaaaaaaaataatattaatataagtTCAAGAAAACATTTACATCGATTAGGTTCAAAAAGTGTGAAAGGAACACCGACAAGGAGTAGCAACGATTTAGGTTTGCTAGCTAATTGTGACAGTCCCTATGTAGACCATACAAAATGCGAgcataatgaaaatacatTTCAGCTATTCTCAACTTTacgaagaaaaaagaataagACACTAAATAATATAGCAAAAGCTACATTGAAAGACGGAGAAAGCGAAGAAACATATTATAACCACATTggtgatataaaaaattgtagaGATAGTAATAAAGAGAATGAACATAGTCAGGAGGGagttaaatttttaaatgttttatatagacttataaaaatttcaaaaaaaaaaaaaaattttatgaatgaaaatatagaagATGGACTAAATAGAAGAatgctatattttataaaaaatgaaaaagatatgagaataacatttttattattacacaCATTGAATAAGTTagtatgtataaataatttaataaaaaataatttaaatgatgatatatataaaataacagACTCagaattattatcaatagTACTTCGAATATTAGTAAATTCTTTTTATCAAGATAACCAAATgttatttcatattatgaataaactaaaggaaaatattatgctAGGTACATGTACTACCTTAGCTATTAGTAACGctttttattcttattcAATgctatataaaagaaatatgaTCGAATTTGAAAATGTTCCTTTACAAGAGATTACACAAATAatttcaaattattatacatgCTTTTCAAACATAGAACTGTGCGAAATTTTAGAATGCTATGGAATTATCTTGGCTTCAAAAAGAGTGaaggaaataaattatgaacagactgataataataccacaacaaataaaacaaaagaatGTGTCAAAGATAAAagttttcataaaaattgtagcaaactattttttaatgtaggaaattattttataaataatgatataaaaaaaaattttaattttcacaatttaataaaattaatttattcttATGCTAagtgtaaaatatatcatgaaaagttatttctttatttatatccaaatttattgaaaaatataaaacactATAATGAGGATATTATGAGAAAAAAGGTTTTTGaaagttataaaataaatagtaaCACAAGCTTGGGTGGTGAAAATATGGACAAGGAACAAAGTAACAATTTTCCATCGCTTgactttttaataaacaataatgaacaacgtgaaataataatgaatatgacAAAAAGTGTAactcatattttatattcctatagcaaatttaatatgcatatcgacgaattaaataatgaaatattattatttttacaacatATGTATAGTTACATGGATTATACAGATTTAGCTCAATGTTTAATTTCGttgacaaaaataaattgcaatataaatatattattatcaaaagTACATTATAGCCATTTTAATGTTAattcaaattatatatatctttttaaaaattgtacaTCCATAGAtttaatgaattatttattatgctTCAGtagaaatttatatatgaaaaaagatgtctataatatattagcagaactatttattaataataataaaatatatatattggaaCCTACTGATTtagttaatataatatatgcatatagtaaaatatattatattcataataaattatttacaattGTTGATAATATTCTTATTTCAAGACTTGATAgaaatcaaaattatttatctcCTCACCTTgcaattaaatatataaattcctgtgcaaaaatatcatataaaaatgataatattatttataaaattgtagaAATTGcacacaaaaataattttcaaaatattcaaatttttgatttattcaAACTTTTATCAAGTTCAAAAAAactaaatttaaattttaaaactttAGAAAACCATATACAAATGATATCCCCAAATTTTACCTTGGACTCAGCAACTTATAAAAACTTTTACTATAAAGCCCATAAAGATATTCATgttcgaaaaaaaaaatggatatgGTAG
- a CDS encoding elongation factor 1-beta, putative produces MASNHANLLTVKGESDYGKLNSFFAENSYFENYMLSANDIKIYSQIKCVINKDTYPHLYRWYHHISSLPKYVLDKYMDNKACKKGCPKKAAHDDDDNDIDLFGDSNNDDKSILEKKKQEKEEALKKKKQKEKEKNRSILIIEIKPKSIDTDISKIPKLVKEKIVDENIKWGEEVKKLPVAFGLYKLHMSCIIYDDFVNTNELIEKIENIDLDSEEDKKKRTLILGLDDEEYDEDSPEVEDDLDFLIQSAEIITFNKL; encoded by the coding sequence atggCTAGTAATCACgcaaatttattaacagTTAAGGGAGAAAGTGACTATGGAAAATTAAACTCCTTTTTCGCTGAAAATTCTTActttgaaaattatatgttaagtgcaaatgatataaaaatttacagtcaaataaaatgtgtaaTTAATAAAGATACTTATCCTCATTTATATCGTTGGTATCACCATATTAGTTCATTAccaaaatatgttttagataaatatatggataATAAAGCTTGTAAAAAAGGATGCCCTAAAAAAGCTGCTcatgatgatgatgataatGATATAGATCTTTTTGGCGATagtaataatgatgataaaagtattttagaaaagaaaaaacaagaaaaagaagaagctttgaaaaaaaagaaacaaaaggaaaaggaaaaaaatagatctatattaattattgaAATTAAACCTAAATCCATTGATACtgatatatcaaaaattcCAAAACTcgtaaaagaaaaaattgttgatgaaaatattaaatgggGTGAAGAAGTTAAGAAATTACCAGTTGCTTTtggattatataaattacatatgtcttgtataatatatgatgattttgttaatacaaatgaattaattgaaaaaattgaaaatatcgATTTAGATAGTGAAGAGGATAAGAAAAAGAGAACGTTAATTTTAGGATTAGATGATGAGGAATATGATGAAGATAGTCCAGAAGTCGAAGATGACTTAGACTTTTTAATCCAATCAGCTGAAATTATTACCTTTAATAAgttgtaa
- a CDS encoding protease, putative, whose protein sequence is MMFRVLTFLWFNIIWFMRIEGFKINKNNIIIHKYKKIGGYNKINSSALRKIKQTYTYKKFAVHLKSNDDSVNNIKHRNIIKEQLSNFYKKNIYFFSKILLYMKNGASFITEKLTTSLASQILISISFFFLHFYLLSKNFIILLPYQLIPNHSNILMGLDFNNAFLIVSSLFFLKSFISNFESFKTRLAPNRFTIPLKENKRKNILTVAVLFLASYILSGYVSIYAEQILRYSKSFNLDISDTTIKSLQILIGHFMWVGCSIKIFSKFLYPYFKNNVSSLNFRYKDSWCFKVIYGYVCSHYIFNIIDLLNNTIINYFHNDDDIYIENSIDNIVNEKEFLSTFLCVISPCFSAPFFEEFIYRFFVLKSLSLFMNIHYAVTFSSLLFAIHHLNIFNVIPLFFLSFFWSYIYIYTDNILVTMIIHSFWNIHVFLSSIYN, encoded by the exons ATGATGTTTCGGGTTTTGACTTTTCTGTGGTTTAACATAATTTGGTTTATGAGGATTGAAGGgtttaaaataaacaagaataatataattatacataaatataaaaagattGGAggatataacaaaataaactCGTCTGCATTAAGAAAGATAAAACAAACATACACATACAAAAAGTTTGCAGTTCATTTAAAATCAAATGATGATTcagtaaataatataaaacacagaaatataataaaagagCAGTTatctaatttttataaaaaaaatatatatttcttttcaaaaatattattatatatgaaaaatggaGCATCTTTTATAACGGAAAAGCTTACAACTTCATTAGCTTCACAGATTTTAATTTcgatatcatttttttttttacatttttatttactatctaagaattttattattttattgccTTATCAGCTAATACCTAATCATTCGAATATTCTTATGGGCCTAGATTTTAATAATGCATTTCTTATAGTTTcctctttattttttttaaaaagttttatatCAAATTTTGAAAGTTTTAAAACCAGATTAGCACCAAACAGATTTACAATACCTCTGaaagaaaacaaaagaaaaaatatattgacaGTAGCCGTTCTATTTCTTGcctcatatatattatcag GGTACGTTTCGATATACGCGGAGCAAATATTGAGATATTCCAAGTCCTTTAATTTGGATATCTCAGACACGACCATAAAATCGTTGCAG ATACTAATAGGGCATTTCATGTGGGTAGGATGcagtattaaaatattcagtaaatttttatacccTTATTTCAAAAACAATGTCAGTAGTTTAAATTTCCGATACAAAGATAGTTGGTGTTTTAAAGTTATATATGGATATGTGTGTtctcattatattttcaatattatagacttattaaataatacaataataaattattttcataacgatgatgatatatatatagaaaacaGTATAGACAATATagttaatgaaaaagaatttCTATCGACATTTTTATGTGTAATTAGTCCATGTTTTAGTGCCCCATTCTTTGaagaatttatttatagatTTTTTGTTCTTAAAAGTTTAAGtttatttatgaatatacatTATGCTGttacattttcatcattactTTTTGCTATTCAtcatttgaatatttttaatgtaatacctttattttttttatcgtttttttggtcttatatttatatttacacaGACAATATACTTGTCACTATGATTATTCATTCCTTTTGGAACATTCacgtttttttatcttcgATTTATAACTAG